The Sesamum indicum cultivar Zhongzhi No. 13 linkage group LG6, S_indicum_v1.0, whole genome shotgun sequence genomic interval TGGCATGCAATTCACTAGGCCTAATCCCACAGTGAAGAATAAATTCTCATCAATTTGAGTAGGAACTTTTGCATTCTTGGAAGGCAGACTCCTCAGTTGGCTTGTGAATGCAGTTACCGTGGCTGTGTCGTTGAAACGTGGAAGAACAGGCATTAATGGTCTTGAGGCCACTCCAGTCTTGGAAGGACAAGGTACAGAGTCATACTCCAAGATCGCAGTTGAAGTCGTGTTGTCAAATGCGGCATTTTGTGCAGTGGCATATGCACGTGTAGCCATGTAATATCGGCCGGCAATTTGATTAGCCGTGAGCAGGACATTGGTCGTCTGCCCCGGACCGAGCATGACGACTCTGGTCGCAAAGGGCTTGTTGTAAGTAGCGTCATTTCCAACCACGGTTAGCATGTGATTGGCAACTGTGAAGAAGAGCTCTTGATTTAGTGCAGCATTGATAATTCTCAGAAGAACTGTTTCCCCTGATTTCACGTAGAATTTTGTGGTTTCTAAGTCACCAAATAAGCGAAGAGTAAGTCAGTCTGCTGAAACAActaaagaaattcaatttgatcAGACAAGAAAAACTAATGTGCATCATATGACCTTTGCTTGAACATCGGTAGAGATCTCCCGGCTGGCCGTTGATGGTGTATGCATCGGACGCATTTGGAGCAGCACCAGTAAACGTCGCCTGTCGTAAGACGCTAATGATGTCTCTATCCCACCATTCTCCTGTTCAAGAAATGCACTAGTAACTAACTATGCACACAGAATGCAAGAACTGGAACTgcttattttttgtctttttcataCCTAGAAGTACAGGGATCTCCTTTGTGGGCTTTGGGAAGGGATAGGGAACGCCGAGTTTCGGGTAGATGATGAGTGCTCCATAAACAGTTGCTCTAAGCCATCTACTATGAGCATGCCACCATAGTGTTCCATCCTGATTCTCAATGGTAAACCTATATGTGTAACTTGCTCCGGGCTGAATCGGGCACTGTGTCACGTACTCTGGACCGTCTGCCCATGGCGTCCTCATCTGACGAATACCATGCCTAATGGACAACACAATACGGATAGATTGTGAAACGTGAGcgaaaataagataaaaaaatcaaacataaaatcAATGTGCTTGTTTCTGGTGTTTGTTTTTTGCATAAGAATTCTATAAAGAAACGAAAATACTACATCAACTACAAAAGATATATTACCAGTGGAGAGTGACGTTGTAACGAGCGCTGTTCACGACCTTGATGACGAGGGTATCACCATCTCGGACTTCAAGAGTTGGTCCAGGGAACTGCCCGTTGACCGTGATTATGTTGTGAGTTTTGCACAATCTCTTCACCGGCGTTTGTTGAACCTATCAACACAATACAAATACATAGCGAAAGACATGAGTTACTCCAAATCATGGAATACTACGTACATAAAGAGAACGAAACAACGTTAGAGACATACGAAGAATTGATGATAATGAGTCTCCGCAGTTgcagaagagaagaagagaatgaTGAAGAGCGGNNNNNNNNNNGGAGTGAGAGGAgccatttttgtttctttcgtGGTACTCTTCTTTGTTGGATGGGAGTATTGATGGACTTGCCTTTTATAGTGCAATTGAGAGTTGAGAAAAACATGCAAGGCTCAATTGTTTAGAGTGTGTAGTGGGGTGGGGTGCGATGATTTTCGGACAGTAGTTTGGGTCAACCAAGGTACCAAACATTGAGGATTTGTTGCACCCACTAGTCCTTTAACGTTAAACAAATCGAGGGACTTAACCATATACTCATATTAAAGTTTGAAGGCAGATTACCTCCCTGCTCGTTGATTGCTGTCAGGAGCCTAACTAAATTTCTTCTCCCCcccttcttttttctaatttccaTAGGGATTTTCTATGGTATTTcgatattatacatatataattaaattatattgtgatCTAAAAATAACGATACATaccaatatttaatattttggattTAGTATGATGATGCATATCATATGGTAATTGATGCGATACGATTATATAATGTCAAAGTGagatagaaaatttttcaCCTTCTTAAGACAAGAAGGGACACGAATCTAATTTCTATTGGAGCGTGGAAAATGACCTATATTGCAGGTAGAACCAATAATCACGTATCCAATCTGTGATACACAAATttcttcataaataaatttaaaatattgtattgaTTTAAGCTAGCGCTCgagtatatataattgatgaatGGCCTTCCAATTTAACTTACAGAAACTTAATTTAGTAGAAGATTGATTTTGAACAACTACCAACGTACCGTTTATTTTGAATGAGAATCATCGTTCCTCAGTTCCACATAAATGATGGTAGTTCTACCCTCGAACCAAATACACAATTCTTGCCAATGAATACTCATAATTAACGTAACtaataaagggaaaaaagtgTATTGAAGTTGTTGTATTAATtcttactaataattttagtgtCCATGTTTGCTTGTTTGTTTGTTACTACAGATTCCTGTGAGATGCCAAATTTGAGGTTTAGCGTAGCAGTACAAAACCATCAACCTTTGTACCAGAATCCCGGAGGTTGGTAATGAACAAGAAATTTGATCTAGCAATTCATGGGacaatttcaattaacatatatcgtgtgtgtgtgtctatatatatatatgtatatattaaatgtttatGATGCATTTGCTCATATTTAggttattttttgtgattcttAGATTGTTATGTCTAAAACAATTAAccatattgttttattttgtcgGGATTCATAATTTGATCCTCAGAGAAAAATGTGATTACACTTGTCATAACTAATTTctataactaaaaatagaaGATTATGGTCAATactaaaaaatgaaggaaGCTCATTAACAATAATTAGTTGTCATTTCTAAAGGCGAGGATAAAACATTGACTACAGTTACAAGCAtggcaaatatatattatggataattacatttacatcctTGACCTGTGGTCCGTTTACACAAACCATTTCTatctttaaataattatacatatacccACCGAAATGTCAATGTTACTTGCACAAATCATCTattacttttttgaaaaattacacacgcACACCACCTAAAAATGTTGGCATCATTATACAAActacttctatttttttactgTCAGGGATAGTTTCTGTAATTAGGCAAAAAATACGAGTGGTTCGTGTAAATAAGCCATAGGTCAAGGGGTGTGAgtttaattatccctatatattCTTATAGGTGCTGAAATTGATTATTCGTATTAagaatttaagtttttgtattggtttatttgtcatgatttttatgAAGTCgtagtaatttataatataaaaaataatctattttcttgtagtctGGTGGTAATAagttgagattaatttaaAGTCAACAAAATCTAGATTAACTAGCactagagaaagaaaaagataacattagcaacaaaaaaatatcaagtgatcattttactattattatgaattatatatttagtgataatttttttattttgccgaaataatgaaatttatgattttaatattattttataaaagttttattaatacaaattaGTGACAAAGAATAAGTTGTCTCTAAAGATAATTAgtgatatatgtataatcaCAACATgataataagtatataatcaaaattgtcactattttttgttatctATGTTGTCACTCTAGATGTGtgactaattatatttaatctagTCATCATTACACGTCGCCCCTACTTCCATATTAACAAACAATTTTCTCACGTGTTTATATGTAAAAGGCATCTTCCATtgccattttatttatttatttttttccattgccattttatttaaaaccaTTAATATCCTCCATTAGGTTGACCATTAAAACAAACAATCAAGTAAttatggaggaaaaattaggccggaatttatttatataaaaggcaTCTTTCATTgccattttatttaacttataatttttttattttatttatttttatttcaattttataattgaggaaattaatgtaaataaaaacacatatttaatccaatttctataaaaaaaaaatactaattcaaatctttatgaaaatacaaattcaaacatttcCTCCCAATCCAAATCattatggaaataaaaaatgcatgcTAAATTCGGAGCAATGTAGAGATAATCATCtagtaaaaagaaaactaacaGAATCTTATATATGTTCAATTACCAATCGTattatttgtgaaaaaatgaatagagAAAAATCGAATAAGCTACTCAAAATGCGTCAATGTACTTttatacactacaaaaaaaatacgatTTGACACGGACAGGATGATCATTCCAAAGCCCGTTTCGTATTGAAATGGGTATTGAAACTCATGGGGAACGAAATGTGGTCAATGACGTCATGatccttatatttttgtagtattGTTTTGGCACGGCCAAACCATTCCCAATggtatttcaaaataatagttaaatttCTATTCCTAAGACCAATTCAATCTTGTAATGGTAAACAATTAAAGTATGTTTCGAACACATTATCAAAATTAGGGACCATCTTGTGCTGGCTGTTTCTATATGTGTGATAATTTATGTCGAGAAAATGATtgctaataaatatatttcaaaatgaggtacatttggaacgattttatGTAGTTAGTTTAATATGCCAAAAATCATTCATAAGTATGAGTTTTACTAAAGACGGGATGCATTTCTACGATCTTGACTAAATGACTTTGTTGTATTATTAAGATTGTATTACTAATTCATTCCAAAAGGAAGTACAACGATCATAATTTAATGGATACAAAATCGTTCCTACATGTGGTCCTAAGACCGTTACAAACTACAAATCAACAGCTATTTTTTAAAGGCTATTTTTGTGTTCCAGTATCCGTTCCAAAGACCGTTACaaattttcctatatatattcctCTCTTTCCATTCAATCCCActatcttcttccattcttcttatattctctctatttcctcactctctctcaaattttcttgatctctcactatcccactaatatttttatactctcATTCGACAATCCCTCTCAAATTTTCATGGATATctgaagttattttgatcaagtAACAtctttaaccctttatttgtcaGTTGATTATATTGTTGTagttttgtcaattaaatttaatcttaatatatatatatatgtatatgtgtgtgtgtgtaggactcatcatattaaaatagttGAGGAGATGGATATATGAGAAGCATCTACCGAGTAGGGAAAATTTTACTCTGGAGTTTAAGGATGATGTTACTGCATTTATAGAATAGGTCAAGTCTCAACATTCATATAAAAcgatgagaaaattaagtgtccttgTCCGAAGTgcaaaaaaatgaagttttcaaaaccacAAACGAGGTAGATCTTGACTTGTATATCAAAGGTTTTATGCTGGAATATTATAATTGCACTTTATATGGCGAGGAAAAGGTGCAAGAGTGCTTTAAGGCTGTAATCGAGCTCCCTTTGCAGGAGGAGCAAACCCCCACTGCTCCAAAGAGGAGGATACTAGTATGCACTGGGTGATGCGGCACAGATGGATTGGGAGCAAAGGATGGTTTTCGATGCCGCCAGGTCGACTTTATGATATTCTAACTATAATCAGAATAGTGCCCTTGATGATGGTACGAGGTCCTGTCCTATTGATGCCAAGCCTAATTTATATTACGAGGGGGGcctatgattatgtgtttGAGTTGGCAAATCAAATTCACGATGAAGTGTATGCTGCCTAGCAGCCATTATGGAatggttgcacccaatctcaattagCATCTGTTGCTGAGTTGATGAATATCAAGGTCGAGGATCATATTTctgatcatatatatgatcaaatatcccagtgagttaattatatattacccCACGACCACAATCTACCCCTCGATTACTACAGTACAAAGAAGTTGATAAGAGACTTGGATTTACCTGTTGAGAGATTGGTGCGTGTAAGAATAATTCCATGTTGTACTAAAAGAACGACACTGATTTAGACTACTGCAAGTTTTATGAAGAAGTTAGGTACAAGTAGATCAGGGAGTGAAATACTAACCGCAAGAAGACCTCGTATGCCATTCTTAAGTACATGCTGCTTATTCCTCACCTGCAGAGGTTGTATGCTTCAGAAGCGAATACTGAGCAAATGATGTGGCATGCGAACCATCACACGGAACAGGGATTTATGTATCATCTGTCTGATGTAGAGGCATAGAGGTTTTCTATTTCCCAATTTTGCAGTAGAGCTCGTAATGTTAGATTTGTGTACGGATGGGTTTGCACCCGCACAGACAGTACTCATACGTACTCATGTTGGTCCACTATAATTACACTGTATAATCTCCCACCGGGATATGCATGGATTTTGAATATATGTTCCCGATGATGGTGATCAGTGACCCTTACAATCAAACGTCTCATCGATGTTTACTTGGAGCTGTTGATCGAGGAGTTGTAGAATTTGTGCAATGTTGGTGTACTGACGCACGACAGTGCAAAGAAAGAGACATTCACGAGACACGCCTAGTCAATGTGGACCGTGAAAGATGTACCCGCTTGCGGGATGGCGTTTGGATGGAGTACCGCTGGTATTATGGTGTCTAATTTGTACGGAAGATATACTAGTAATTTTGCCTAAACAAAATAGTCATACAGTTTTATCAatcatttattcatttaacTTCATTTTATTACAAGTAATTAATGACAACCCTGCTTCAAAAAACCAGCACCAAACCTCAACCACTAAATCAGCCCCCTTCAGACCACTCTGTTTTAAAAAAGCTACACACAAGCAACCACGATTTCCATCATACAAGCTTCCACACCCTAACAACAAACTACAGCTCCTACTTTCAGCGCTCCTTCACCCAATACAAACACAAACATCGTACCAACAACTTATCTACAGCCACCAGCACCAAAGGTGAATGTTAGAGCCCCATCAAGATGGAATGAGAGACAGGAGGTTTTCCCAAAGCAGCCTTTACATCCAGAGACCAAATCTCTTCTGTGAATATGCACTTTTTTGGAAAAGAATGGCAAGAAGTATATCACATTATGAAGGTTGAATGATGTATTATCTCAATCCAAGGACAAAAGTGAAAAGGGCAAGAATAAAAACCAGAGACTACAGCATTTGTTTAAGAAAATGTGATAGAttggaaatatttttgtctGTAAAGATACTTTAGAAATATGTAGCTCTTCTTCAACATATTTGCTTTGATTTCCATTGCTTGGAGTTTCCATCGCAAATCGGGTATGACACACATAGCTCTAGCACACATAGGAGGGTCATTCTaggaaaaaaatcaacaacctCCACTCTGTAATCGAACCAGAAATAAGTTAAGAATTCACTTTTTCAGAaatctatatctataaaaCTTCACattctttctttataattttggcagGAATAAAATCTTCTTCCTAGGTTATCATTGATCCAAGAGGTTCTCACTGGAGCCCTCATACCACAGAAATAGTCTGCTACAGTCAAGTTATTACCCGATAATATTGAAgacattttcaactttctttctTCACCTTTAGCTTCATTTGCAGAGATGAGTAGAGACTGAGGGGTTTTCACTTATATTAGGATGAAAAAAGGGAGAAGAGGGCATTTTTTCCTGCCCCTTGCCACATTAGCAGCCACACAAGACGCCACGTGTTTAAATTGAGATCAGTTGGTAGCCGAAACTCTAAGCCCCAATTTGTCCGGgtaatttttggatattttttgcctgaaggaccaaaaatgtcactaaattaaaatttataagactaaaattgtcactccagtagttataggactaattttgccacccctatacttataggactaattttgcaattttgccaaaataaaactaattatttagaagttattcatattaatttttttccaaaagtacttaaaaattaataagattgataagttttacttaatatttaatgatatctattttttatttcatttttttaaatttttttaaagtttaaatttatattttatctattattttaacaaattaatcccgaagaaatattatttgcttatttattttttgtaatgcatataattatcattgtGTAAGTAGGTTAGAAGTATTAGAGCAATTaaatagtcttttttttttaaaaaaaacaaaaaaggaactTACTTCTTATATAACTAATTctaattcattattaaaaaattaccagaATAAAGGTACGAGTGTTCACAATGTTGAACAAACACTTAGgattcatacttttatatatggtataaataaattctattaattaacataaataatttacttacGAAGATATATTTGCGTATATTGATcttgtaaatatatttgtattaataagttataaaaactataatttgaaacattattttttgaaaaaaaaaattgagttaaaatttaatatcactcatattttttgggaaaagtTTTCTATAAAACATACGTTAGGGAGTGAATATGAAAAGAATAGGGGTAAGAAGcacatttttgttctttcaatGGCAAATTATTCTATGAGGGGTTTTTTTGTTACTTCTCCTACTTTAGAACTTAAATGCGACCACATGCATATTTCAAAGGTCCAGAATGTATCTAACCCTTTCAATTATGAGAAActaacttaattatattaagaaCCAAATTGGAAAACAgctgaaaattcaattaatatattcaacttgcatttaaatttgtaaataatttgatggttTAGATTTTGTAATTCAAAACTGgaatttaagttttttctaGTAAAAGTTTAATATCTAGAAATGCAACGAATGCCTAAAATGatgagtatatatttataaaataaaatgactgcgctggatttaattatttctaaaatatagtAGCAATCTAACGAAATAATAACAGTATCATAATCAAGTCTTAAGAACCATGATGTCCAAATGAAGTCaataatagttaaataaagataaaatatgttaattaacaTCCACCAGAAGTTTTACagtgtatttaatattttacacttTAATACCTAGAGATAAAATAGAtctaatatatgtatatatatacacattgtttttcttatgaataattaataattgtctTTTGTTATTACTCTCACTTTttgcaatgaaaaaaaaaaaaaattagcaaattaccatgTGTTATGTGAAATGAGCAGATACCtcctgtaaaaaaaaaaatttcaaaaaataacgTAAATTATCTCCTTTCAATAGTTTAGatagagggtaatttgcttttttttttttaaaagtacatgggtaatttactattttatttttcatagggggtttttgttcatttctcattttacagggtgtaaattgcatttttttcgtTTTCCAAATTTACGAacttttacataaaatttttcaattttaccctttattagcagaatatatatatagatatatatttttagaagatGATGGATTGTAACGTTGCATCTCAAAGATAATGGACTGATTAAAGTGatacaaaaagtaaatatggggactaagaaaaataattggcAAAACATTACA includes:
- the LOC105163993 gene encoding laccase-3-like translates to MRTPWADGPEYVTQCPIQPGASYTYRFTIENQDGTLWWHAHSRWLRATVYGALIIYPKLGVPYPFPKPTKEIPVLLGEWWDRDIISVLRQATFTGAAPNASDAYTINGQPGDLYRCSSKETTKFYVKSGETVLLRIINAALNQELFFTVANHMLTVVGNDATYNKPFATRVVMLGPGQTTNVLLTANQIAGRYYMATRAYATAQNAAFDNTTSTAILEYDSVPCPSKTGVASRPLMPVLPRFNDTATVTAFTSQLRSLPSKNAKVPTQIDENLFFTVGLGLVNCMPGPRCQGPNNTRFAASMNNISFVLPRRTSLLQAYYQNIPGVYTMDFPPVPLVTFDYTGNVSRGLWQPRFGTKLYKLKFGSNVQIVLQDTAIVTTEDHPIHLHGYHFYVVGQGFGNFNPTVDTAGFNLIDPPVRNTINVPVGGWAVIRFVADNPGVWLMHCHIDSHLTWGLAMAFLVENGPGELQSIEAPPPDLPPC